Within Sorangiineae bacterium MSr11367, the genomic segment CGCGGATGAGCGATCCGAAGTGGATGCGTCGTTTCATCTTGCTCGTCGCCTGGGCCATGACCGCGTGGTTCTTCGTAAAGCAATACGGCGCGCGCTGACTTACAGGTCCTTAAGCTTTCGAGCGCTTACGAAGATGTAAGCGGTGTTTCTAGAGCACGGTGGTTATGAGGACGGGAGAACCGCGCTGGGCACCCCGGCGCATCTATCGTTCACATGCATCCATTTCGAGCTGTCGCGTTCCTGTTCGCCTTGCTGCTCATCGGTTGCCATGGCCGTGGGGAGGCGAAGTCCAAAGTGACCCACGAGCGCCGCCCGGATGGCTCGCTCATCCTCTCGGGGGAGAGCGCGGCCTATGTCCGAGTGGAGCCTGCTTCTCCGGCGTGCCTCGAGCACTCGCGCTCGCTGGTCGCGCACGTGTCCTACGACGAGAGGCACGTTGCCAAGATGGGACCGCCGGTGGGCGGAAGGGTGGCGAAAATCAACGTGGTGACCGGCGATACGGTGAAGGCCGGCACCGTGCTGCTGACCATCCACGCGCCCGACATCGCCAGCGCGCAAGCGGCGGTGTCCAACTCGCACTCGGCGCGGCTGCTCGCGGAAAAGGTCGCGGCGCGCGCGGCGCTTCTCGTCAAGGAAGGGGCAGGTAGCGAGGCCGAGAAGCAACAGGCCGACGCGGCGCTGGTGCAAGCGCAGACGGAAGAGCAGCGCGCCACCGCCGCACTCGCAGCGCTGGGTGGTGCGCACGGCACGAGCGACTACGCGCTGCGCTCGCCCATCGATGGGACCGTGGTGGAGCGCAACGTGACCGTCGGTACCGCGGTGAGCGCGGACCAAGAAACGCCGCTGGTGACGGTGGCGGATCTCGCGACGGTGTGGGTGCTCGCCGATGTCTACGAGCGCGATCTTCCGCAGGTGCACGTCGGCGATGCCACGACGGTGCAAATGCTCGCATACCCCGATCGAAAGCTCGAAGGGCAGATTACCAACGTGGGCGAGATCGTCGATCCGCAAACGCGCTCGGCACGGGCGCGCGTGGAGCTCCCCAATCCGGATCGGTCGCTCCGCCCCGGCATGTTCGCCCGGGTGGAAGTGCGCGGCAACACCAGCGCCGCCGCGGAGGTGCCCACCAGTGCGCTGCTGGCGCGGCGGGACCAATTTTTCGTCTTTCTGAAGAACAGCGACGGTTCCTACGGCCAGCACGAAGTGCACATCGGCGAGCAGCACGGTGAGCATACGACCATCGTGTCCGGCATCGGATCCGGCGACAAAGTCGTCACGGAGGGGGCCATCTTGCTCGACGCCGAGAGCAACGAAGCGCTCTAGCCCACATGATTGAGCGCATCGTCGAATTCGCGCTGCGGCAGCGCGCGGTCATCGTGGTGGCGGCGGCCATCATCGGCATCCTGGGGCTCTTCGCCTTTCAGCGGCTGCCCATCGAGGCCTACCCCGACGTGGCCGATACATGGGTCCAGGTCATCACGCAGTGGCCGGGGCATGCTGCCGAGGAGGTGGAGCGGCAGATCACCATTCCGGCGGAACGCGTCCTCAACGGAGTGCCCAAGCAGGTCGCCGTGCGATCCACGTCGATTGCGGGGCTCAGCGTCATCACGCTCATCTTTTCGGACGGCACCGACAGCTACTTCGCGCGCCAGCAGGTGAACGAGCGCCTCGCGCAGGCCTCGCTGCCCGATGGTGTGTCCCCCACACTCGGACCGCTCGCCAGCCCCGTGGGTGAAATCCTGCGCTATCGGCTGGTGAATTGCCAGACCACGCACACCCCCGAGTGCACCGACGAGGATGCGCGGATCGAGCCCAAGTCGCTGAACGAGCTGAAGGACCTCGAAGAGTGGGTGCTCGAGCGCGAGCTGGCCGCCACCCCCGGGGTGGCCGACGTGGTGAGCTTCGGCGGCACGGTGAAGCAGTTCCAGGTGCTGGTCGATCCGACCCAGCTCGCCGCGCGCAACCTGACCTTCGAGGACGTGGAGAAGGCGCTGGCCGCGGCCAACGGCAACGCGGGCGGCGGCATCGTGCACTTCGGGCGGGCCGCGCTCAACGTGCGCGGCATCGGGCTGCTCACGCCGGACCAGATCGGCGACGTGTCGATCGCGGTGCGCGATGGAACGCCGGTGCGCGTCCGTCATGTGGCCACGGTCAAAGTGGGGCACCAGCCCCGGCTCGGGCGCGTCTCGGTGGACGCCGACAACGACGTCGTTTCGGCCACGGTGCTCATGCGCAAGGGCGCGCAGACCGACACGGTGCTCGCGGCGCTTCACGAGCGCATCGACGAGATCAACCGCCGCATCCTCCCGCGCGGCGTGAAAATGAGCCCGCACAACGACCGCACCGAGCTGATGGATCTCACCACCCACACGGTGATGAAGAACCTGGTCGAGGGCATCGGCCTGGTGACGGTGGTGCTCTTTCTCTTCCTGGGCAACACGCGCGCGGCGCTCATCGTGGCGGTGACCATCCCGCTGTCGCTTCTCATCGCGTTCATCTTGATGGACTCGGCGAAGATCCCCGCGAACCTGCTGTCCATCGGCGCCGTCGACTTCGGGATGATCGTGGACGGATCCATCGTCATGGTGGAAAACGTCTTTCGCCAGCTCGCGGAAAAGCAGGAGCGCGGCGAGTCCTACGATTTGCCGCTGCTCGTGCGCGCCGCGAGCCGCGAGGTGGCGCGCCCGGTGGTCTTCGCCATTGCCATCATCGTGACGGCGTACCTGCCGATCTTCACCTTGGAGCGGGTCGAGGGAAAGCTCTTCAGCCCGATGGCGTGGACGGTGGCCTTCGCCTTGGGCGGTGCGCTCGTGTTGGCCATCACCTTGGTGCCGGTGCTGACGTCGCTGCTCTTCACCAAGCGGCTGAAAGAGTTTCACAACCCGCTGCTGGAGCTGGTGCGCCGCTCGTACCTACCGGCGCTTGCGCGTGCACTCACGCGGCCGCGGCTCGTGCTGGTCGTTGCGGGGGTGCTCATCCTGGGTGACGTGATCATGGCGCGGGCCATCGGAAGCGAGTTCCTCCCGCACCTTGACGAGGGCTCCATCTGGATGCGCGCATCGATGCCGTCGAACATCTCGCTCGAGGAGGCCGAGACGCTCGTCGACGGTGTGCACACGCCGGCGCGCGACATGGCGGGCATGCGCGAGATCCTCGGGCGCTACCCGGAGGTGCGCACCTTGAGCGCACAGATCGGCCGCCCGGACGATGGCACCGATCCGACCGGCTTTTACAACGCGGAGTTCTTGCTCGTCCTCCACGACAAGAAATCGTGGCGCCCGGAATTTCACGGCGACAAAGATGCGCTGATCGCGGCGATGAACGCCGATCTGTCGGTGATCCCGGGGGTCAGCTTCGGCTTCTCGCAGCCCATTTCCGACAACATCGAGGAGGCCATCACCGGCGTCAAAGGGCAGCTTGCCATCAAGATCGTGGGCGACGATCTCAATGCGCTCGACGACATTGCCGACCAAATGGCCCGTGCGATTCGCACGGTGCCGGGCGTGGTGGACCTTGGCGTCTTGCGCGAACTCGGGCAGTCCAACGTGCACGTCTCCATCGTGCGCGAGCGCGCGGAGCGCTACGGCATGACGGTGGCCGACGTGGAGGACGCGGTCGAAAAGGGGATCGGCGGCCATGGCGTGGGCGAGATCATCGAGGGCGAACGACGCCACGATCTGGTGGTGCGCTACCGCTCCGACGTGCGCGACAGCGTCGACGCGATTCGGCAGCTTCTCATCCCGGTATCCGGCGGTAACCTCGTGCCGTTGTCGCAGGTCGCCGACGTGACCATTCTCGGCGGCGCTTCGCGCATCTACCGCGAGTCCAACCGGCGCTACATCGCCATCAAGTTCGGCGTGCGCGAGCGCGATCTCGGCGGCACCGTGGCCGAGGCGCAGAAGCGTGTCGCCAACGCCGTGCACCTTCCGCCGGGCTACACGGCGACGTGGGGCGGCGAGTTCGAAAGCGCCCGTCGCGCGGGCCGGCGCCTGGCCATCGTGATTCCGCTCACGGTGGCGGCCGTGTTCATTCTGCTCTTCGCGATGTTCCGGCGCCCGCGCGAGGCGCTCATCATCCTGGTGAACGTGCTGCTCACGTCACCGTGCGGCGGTATGGCCGCGCTTCTCGCCACGGGGACCAACTTTTCCGTGTCGTCCGGCGTGGGCTTCCTCGCGCTGTTCGGCGTCTCGGTGCAAACCGGCGTCATCCTCGTCTCGTACATCAAAGAGCAGCGCGCCGAGGGCATGCCTCTGGACGAAGCCATCGAACGCGCCGCCGACCTGCGCCTGCGGCCCATCATGATGACCGCGCTGGTGGCGACCCTCGGCTTGATCCCGGCGGCCATCAGCACGGGCATCGGTTCCGACTCGCAGAAGCCGCTCGCCATCGTGGTGGTGGGCGGCCTCTTCTCGTCGCTGACCTTGTCGCTCTTCGTGTTGCCGATGCTGTACAAGCTCTTCGGCCCCCGCGACCCACTGCGCTCGCGTTACTGACGCCAAGGGACGGTGTTCAAGCCGCCGCGTGTCTTCTGGTTGAGGAACTCGAGCGGCGTCGCCCAGAAGGGGTAGGGGTACTCCGCGCGGCTCGCCTCCTCCAACTTGGCCAAGTGCGCCGGTCCGAGGTCGATGGCGAGCGACCCAATGAGGTCGTCGAGCTGCGCTTGCTTGTGCGTCCCCACGATGGGCGAGACCACCGTCGGCTGCGCGCGGAGCCACGTGAGCGCGACCCGCGCGTAGGTCTCACCGAGCTCGCGTGCGACGGCGCCCAGCACGTCCAGCACGTCGAACGCCTTCTCGGTGAGCCGCTTTTGCGTGAGCTCGCCGTCGGCGCGGTTCGTATCGCTCGGGCGGCGGTTCTCGCGCGTGTATTTTCCGCTGAGCACCCCCTGCGCGAGCGGTCCCCAGGGCACTTGCCCAATGCCGAACTCCGCGAACGCCGGCGAGTGCTCGATCTCGATGCCGCGGGTGAGCAGGTTGTACTCGTACTGCGCGCCGATCGCCGGCGTGAGCCCGTGCTGGCGCGCGAGCAGCTGCCACTCGACGACCTTGCGCGCGGGGTAATTCGAGAGCCCGATGTAGCGGATCTTTCCCGCCCGCACTGCATCGTCGACCGCGCGCAACGTCTCGTGCAGCGGCGTGACGCCGTCGTGCATGTGCAGCCAGTACAGGTCGATGTAATCGGTACCGAGCCGCTCCAGGCTTCCATCGAGCGCACGCGTCAGGTGCTTGCGCGAGTTGCCGCCTGCGTTGGGATCTTTCACGCGAAAGTTCAGTGATGCCTTGGTCGCGAGCACCACCTCGTCACGGCGTCCCGCGAGCGCTTTGCCGACGAAGCGCTCGCTCGTGCCGTTGGTGTACACGTCGGCCGTGTCGATGAAGTTCCCGCCCGCCTCGAGGTAGCGATCGATGATCTTGATCGAATCCGCCTCGTTGGCCCCCCATCCCCATTCTTCCCCGAAGCTCATCGCCCCGAGGCACAACGGGCTCACGAACAGCCCGCTCTCACCAAGCTGCCGGTACGTATCCAGGCTGGTTTTCATGCCCGGAGTCTATACCAGCGAGCCTCCTCGTTACGCCGCGCCGTTCAATTCAAATCGCTATCGGCGACGCGCACGCGGTCGGCGTCGGGCTCCTTGGCTGGCGCCGGTGCCCATAGCTCGGCGCGCATCGTCGTGATGCGCGTTTCCGCGGCGCCGAGGCGTGCGTTCTGCTCCTCCACGTCTTTCTTCGTGGCCGCCTCGTCCTTCAAGCCGCTTTTGCGCGCATCCTCGGTGCTCTTGAGAACCTCGAGCACCTCGCGGTGGAGCTCCTCGCCCGCGGTGACGACCCAGGTGTCCAGCTTCTGCGCGAAGTCGTCCACCATCTCGTCGATCTTCGGGCCCACCTTCGCGGCGGCCGCACGCAGCACCTCGGGCGCTTGCTCCAGCGCCTTCTTGCGGTACTCACCCTCGAACCGCCCGCGCAGCGCCAGGGCCAAGATGGGCGCGGCCAGCGCCAGGAGCCCACCGAGAAGCACGTTGGCGAACATCACGCCGATGCCCACGGTGAACAGCGCCGCGATGCCCATGTCGTAGCGGAACGTGTCGACCTGCACGTCGAGCCTCTTCACCTCGCCCGTGCCCATGGTCTCCGCGATGCGCTTGGCGCTCTCGTGGGCATCGTCCTTCACGAGCGCCACAGTCTTCTCCGCCAGCGCCTCGAGCGCCGTCGCGATCTCCTTCGTCTCCGCCTCGGCCCAGCGTTGGAACGTGTCCGACAGGAACGAGGGCAGATACTGCTTCAGATCCTCGCCCTTGGCGCTGTCCACCACGTTGGGAAGCTGGCGGATCACGTCGTCGACGAACCGCTCCAGATCTTTGCGCGCCGACGCCTTGATGCCGGCGACCTCCTCCTTGATCTGCACCCTCCGCTGCTCGATGGTCCCGGCTTGGCCTTGCAGATCCTTCGTGAGCGTCTCGATGCGCCGTGCGAGGTCCTCGCTCTTCATGGCGATGGCCCGCGCGCGTGCGTCGATGCCCTTTTGCAGCAGCTTCACCACGTTGAGCCCTTCGCCCAACGCGTTGTCGAGAAGGATGCGCCCGCGCTCCTCGGCCAAGAACCGGGTCAGGTGCGTCACCAGCTCGGGCATGCCGCTGCTTTCGGGCCCCGTTTCACCTTTCTCGGCGCGTACGAGCGACTCCTCCGCGCTGACCGGAAAGACCACCGGGTCCTTGATCAACCTCGCGAGTTGCTCTTTCGCGTACCCGAGCGCTTCGCCCTGTTCGTCTTTGTTGAGCAGATCCCACTTCGTAATGACGAAGACGATCTTGTCCCGCGAGGCCTTGAGCAGCTTGTCCTGCAGGAACACCCTCTCGCTTTCCTTGAGGATTTGCCCCGCGTCCAAGAGGAACAACACCGCGTCCGCGCGCGGGATGTAGCTGTAGGTGATGTCCGCGCGTTGTAGCGACAGATCGTTCACGCCTGGTGTGTCCACCAGCAAAATGCGCTCTTTGAGGAGCGGCGCCGGGTAGCCCACCTCGAGGAAGTCGACCTCGTCGGGATGCGAATCGCCCCCGACTGAAAACCGCCGCACCTGCTCGAAGGGAAACGATTCGCGGCGGCCGTTGCTGAAGACCACGGTGGCCTCCGGCTGGTCCGCATAGCGCAAGTGGTGAATCGCCGCCGTCGTCGGCGTGACACCCACCGGCAGCGCCGCATGCCCGAGGAGCGCATTCACGAAGGTCGATTTGCCGTGGTTGAACTCACCCACGACGACAAGGTGAAAGCGATCTTCGGCGAGCTTGCGCACCAGGTCGCGCCCGATGCGCTCGTTCAGGCTTTTCGCGCCCAGGGAGCGCGCAAGGTCGCTCAGTTCTTCCAGAGCACCGGTGACTTCGTTTTGCCTCTTTTGGAACTGCCCGAGTGCGTCGTCCATCGAGTCTCCTTGCGTGGTCGTCATCAGGCGTCTCCCTTGAGGAGGGCAAGCACGCGATCGTCGACCTCGCTCATGGCGATGCCGTCCGTGCCCAGGCCCGCGGCCTTCCGATACAGCTCACTCTCGGCGAACACGCGCATCGCCAGCACGCGCTTGGGCAGCCAAGGGTGTGTGGCGAACACCTCCATGTAGCGGCCGACGGTGTCGTTTTTGCCCTCTTCGTACTGCTCCAGGAAGGCGTCGAGGTTGAACTCCTCGTAGAGCTTCTTCGAACCGAGGGCCAGCTTGGTCAGTGCGCGGGCGGCGACGGCGTCGCTCTTGCCGCAGAGCATGCCCGCGCGGTCGCTGGTGATTTCCGCGCGGCGCGACCACGCTCGCAATGCGATGAGCGCCGGTTCGAGCGCCCAGCCCACCACGCGGAGAAGCGCGCCCGCCGCGTGCGTCAGGTAATGCAGCGCCGTGAGGTAGACCACGTGCTGGTTGTGAATGTGCCCGCACTCGTGGCCGATGACGGTGAGCAGCTCGTCGTCGGTGTAATGATCGATGAGTGCCGAGTGCACCATGATGAAGGCATCGTCGTTCGTGCCGTAGGTGGCGGCGTTCAGCACGGGGCTGTTGACGATGTAGACGGTGGGCGCGGTGATGTGCAGCGTGTCGGCGCAGCTCTGAACGATGCGGCCGATGCGCGGGAACTGCCGCTCGGAAACCTTGACCGCGTTTCCGAGGAGCTGTCCCTTGCCGACCTGCTTGAAGACGCGAACGGTGCTTTGCACTGCGAGTTCGACCGCCTTCATCCTCTCGAACGCCGCGCGCGTCTGACGATCGGAGATGTAGGCATATTCATGCCCCGTCGTCTCCGGCCCCCCGCCCGCACGCTCCGCTCTTTTCTTTTCGACGTAGGCCTTGAAATCGAGCTCGGGTAGTTGGGCCATATCCGGAGGTTAACCTTTCGCAGGGCGAACACAATCGCGCGTGTCGCGGTTATTTGAGTTGCTTGATCGCGTCGAGTACGGCTTCGGCGTGACCATCGACCTTTACGTTGGGGAAGGCGCGAACGATCTTGCCTTTCCCATCGATGATGAAGGTGCTTCGGATGGTGCCCATCACCTTCTTGCCGTACATGTTCTTCTCGCCGTACGCGCCAAAGGCGTTGTGCAAGGTCAGCTCTGGATCGCTCAACAACGGGAAGCTGAGCCCGTATTTTTCGCGGAAGTTGCCATGGCTCTTCACCGAGTCCTTGGAGACGCCCACCACCTGCGCCCCCGCCTTCGCGAATTTCTTGGCGGCATCGTTGAAGGCTTGTGCCTCGCGAGTGCAGCCGGGGGTGTTATCCTTCGGGTAGAAGTAGAGGACGAGGATCTGTCCTTTGAAGTCCTTCAGCTCGAAAGATTTGCCGAGATCGCTCTCGAGCTTGAAATTGGGAGCTTTGTCGCCTTCGCTAAGCATGCGGGTTTGCTGCCTTTCATCGTCGGCCTCGCGGTCCGCCAGGATCGTCAGCTAGGATAAACTCTCCGTGCAGCTCAATTTCGCCGCCCGTGAGGTCACCATCAAGCTCGTCTACTACGGTCCCGCTCTCAGCGGGAAGACGACGAACCTCCGCGCGCTCCATGGGCTGACGGCCACCGAGAGCCGCGGGCGGCTGATGACCCTGGAAACGCGCGACGATCGCACCCTGTTTTTCGACATGCTCCCGCTCGTTTTCCAGACACCGTTGGGTCTCAGCTTGCGGGTCAAAGTCTTTACGGTTCCGGGGCAGGTGATCCACGGCTCGACGCGCCGCTTGGTGCTGCAGGGGGCCGACGGCGTGGCGTTCATCGCCGATTCTCAACTGACCGAAACGGAGAACAACGCGGCTTCATTCCTCGATCTTCGTTCCAACATGAAGGACCTCGGCGTGCGCCTTCGTGAAACGCCGCTGGTCATCCAGTTCAACAAGCGCGACCTGGGAAGCATTCGCTCCGACACGGAAATCGTCGATCTGGCCCGCCGCGGGCGTGAACCCGTCTTCAAGGCCTCCGCGGTGAACGGGGACGGGGTGCTGGAGTCGTTCTTCGGGCTCCTCAGTTTGACGTGGTCGAAGCTCGATTCGGAGCACCAGCTGGCGCGCACCCTGGGGATCGAGGCCAGCGCCTTCATGCCCCTGGCCGCGCAGCAGCTCGGTTACAGTGGAAATGTGCAGACGTTGCTGTCCGCGTGCGTGGGCGGCTCGCTGGATTTCCCGCGATCGGAGCCCCGGCCATGAGCGCGCCGTCGCCGCGGGACACGAAGATCGAGTTGCCCGAGTCGGAAGAGGGACCGCCCACGTCGCGCGATCCGCTGCTGCCGCTGGCCTCGACGCCCGACTTGGCGTCATCCGCCGAACGCGACGCGGCGTCGCTCACCAACGTGGCCGCGCTGCTGCCGGGGGTGCCGCTGACATTGGGCAAAGGACTCATCCTCGATACGGTGCCGCCGAAGCCACGCGAGGACGACGGCGACGGTGTGCACCTCGAGGAGCTGGTGGCGCGCGAGAGCCTGGCGGAGCTGTGCACCAGCTTTTTCGGGTTGTTCGGCATCCCGGTGCGCATCTTTTCGAGCGAAGGCGTGCTGCTCGCCGACGCCTCGCGCGAGCACGAGATCTGCGCGTACCTCGGTTCGCTGCCGCGCGCGGGGGCGCTTTGTGCGGGCACGGTGAGCGCGGCCAAGTCGCTCGATCCCGAGTCCGGGCGCCGGGCCATGGGCGTGACGCACGCGTGCTTCAGCGGCAATGCGTACCGCATCGTGGGCATCGACTACGAGGGCCGGCGCATCGGCCGCTTGATCCTCGGGCCGTACCTGCCCTCGGGGGTGACGGAGGTGCCGCCGTCGCTGCTGCACGCGGACCCCGACGTGTCCCCGACGCGGGCGCGCGCCCTGCTCAACAAGGTGCCGCGCGCCAAGGAGGAGACGGTCACGCGGATGGCGCACCATCTCAAGTGCGCGCTCGATCTGGTGCTCTGGAGCGGCCACAAAGCGATGCTCACCAGCCAAATGCACCTGGCCAGCGTGCGCGAGAGCTACCGCGAGCTCGAGGAAAAGACGCGTCGGCTGCAAGACGCCTACGACCGGCTGCGCGAGCTCGACCGGCTCAAGTCGAGCTTCCTCGCCACGGTGAGCCACGAGCTGCGCACTCCGCTGACGAGCATCATCGGCTACAGCGAGATGCTCACCGAGGGCATCGCCGGCGAACTGGGGCAGGAGCAAAAGGAGTTCGTGGTCACCATCCACGACAAGGGCGAGCAGCTTCTCGCGCTCATCACCAGCTTGCTCGATCTGTCCAAGCTGGAGAGCGGCTCGCTGAACATTCACCTGGTGCCGGCATCGGTGAAGGGCCTTTTCGAGGCGGTGGTGTCCACGCTTTCACCGTCCGCGCGGCGCAAGTCGATCGAACTGGCCATCGAGGTGGAGCCGGACGTGCGCGAGCTCAAGGCGGACGCCGAGCGGCTGCGGCAGGTGTTCGTCAACCTGGTCGACAACGCCATCAAGTTCACCCCGGAGGGCGGTAAGGTGCGCCTTCTGGCGCGCAATCTGGGCGTGGACTCGCGCGATCCCGACGTGACCGGCTTTGCGCTGCTGGCGCCGGCGCAGATGCGGGTGGAGCTGCGCGTGATCGACACGGGCATCGGTGTGCCGGCCTCGGAGCGAACGCGCGTGTTCGATGCCTTTTACCAGGTCGACTCGTCGTCGACGCGCGAGTACGGCGGCACGGGGCTGGGCCTATCGATCGTGAAACGGCTGGTCGATGCCCACGGGGGGACGATTCACATCGAGGACAACGTTCCACAGGGTACGGTGTTCGTGGTGCGTCTTCCGTCGGTGGCGAGCGGC encodes:
- a CDS encoding M48 family metallopeptidase, with product MAQLPELDFKAYVEKKRAERAGGGPETTGHEYAYISDRQTRAAFERMKAVELAVQSTVRVFKQVGKGQLLGNAVKVSERQFPRIGRIVQSCADTLHITAPTVYIVNSPVLNAATYGTNDDAFIMVHSALIDHYTDDELLTVIGHECGHIHNQHVVYLTALHYLTHAAGALLRVVGWALEPALIALRAWSRRAEITSDRAGMLCGKSDAVAARALTKLALGSKKLYEEFNLDAFLEQYEEGKNDTVGRYMEVFATHPWLPKRVLAMRVFAESELYRKAAGLGTDGIAMSEVDDRVLALLKGDA
- a CDS encoding peroxiredoxin translates to MLSEGDKAPNFKLESDLGKSFELKDFKGQILVLYFYPKDNTPGCTREAQAFNDAAKKFAKAGAQVVGVSKDSVKSHGNFREKYGLSFPLLSDPELTLHNAFGAYGEKNMYGKKVMGTIRSTFIIDGKGKIVRAFPNVKVDGHAEAVLDAIKQLK
- a CDS encoding gliding motility protein translates to MQLNFAAREVTIKLVYYGPALSGKTTNLRALHGLTATESRGRLMTLETRDDRTLFFDMLPLVFQTPLGLSLRVKVFTVPGQVIHGSTRRLVLQGADGVAFIADSQLTETENNAASFLDLRSNMKDLGVRLRETPLVIQFNKRDLGSIRSDTEIVDLARRGREPVFKASAVNGDGVLESFFGLLSLTWSKLDSEHQLARTLGIEASAFMPLAAQQLGYSGNVQTLLSACVGGSLDFPRSEPRP
- a CDS encoding CusA/CzcA family heavy metal efflux RND transporter, whose amino-acid sequence is MIERIVEFALRQRAVIVVAAAIIGILGLFAFQRLPIEAYPDVADTWVQVITQWPGHAAEEVERQITIPAERVLNGVPKQVAVRSTSIAGLSVITLIFSDGTDSYFARQQVNERLAQASLPDGVSPTLGPLASPVGEILRYRLVNCQTTHTPECTDEDARIEPKSLNELKDLEEWVLERELAATPGVADVVSFGGTVKQFQVLVDPTQLAARNLTFEDVEKALAAANGNAGGGIVHFGRAALNVRGIGLLTPDQIGDVSIAVRDGTPVRVRHVATVKVGHQPRLGRVSVDADNDVVSATVLMRKGAQTDTVLAALHERIDEINRRILPRGVKMSPHNDRTELMDLTTHTVMKNLVEGIGLVTVVLFLFLGNTRAALIVAVTIPLSLLIAFILMDSAKIPANLLSIGAVDFGMIVDGSIVMVENVFRQLAEKQERGESYDLPLLVRAASREVARPVVFAIAIIVTAYLPIFTLERVEGKLFSPMAWTVAFALGGALVLAITLVPVLTSLLFTKRLKEFHNPLLELVRRSYLPALARALTRPRLVLVVAGVLILGDVIMARAIGSEFLPHLDEGSIWMRASMPSNISLEEAETLVDGVHTPARDMAGMREILGRYPEVRTLSAQIGRPDDGTDPTGFYNAEFLLVLHDKKSWRPEFHGDKDALIAAMNADLSVIPGVSFGFSQPISDNIEEAITGVKGQLAIKIVGDDLNALDDIADQMARAIRTVPGVVDLGVLRELGQSNVHVSIVRERAERYGMTVADVEDAVEKGIGGHGVGEIIEGERRHDLVVRYRSDVRDSVDAIRQLLIPVSGGNLVPLSQVADVTILGGASRIYRESNRRYIAIKFGVRERDLGGTVAEAQKRVANAVHLPPGYTATWGGEFESARRAGRRLAIVIPLTVAAVFILLFAMFRRPREALIILVNVLLTSPCGGMAALLATGTNFSVSSGVGFLALFGVSVQTGVILVSYIKEQRAEGMPLDEAIERAADLRLRPIMMTALVATLGLIPAAISTGIGSDSQKPLAIVVVGGLFSSLTLSLFVLPMLYKLFGPRDPLRSRY
- a CDS encoding aldo/keto reductase, translated to MKTSLDTYRQLGESGLFVSPLCLGAMSFGEEWGWGANEADSIKIIDRYLEAGGNFIDTADVYTNGTSERFVGKALAGRRDEVVLATKASLNFRVKDPNAGGNSRKHLTRALDGSLERLGTDYIDLYWLHMHDGVTPLHETLRAVDDAVRAGKIRYIGLSNYPARKVVEWQLLARQHGLTPAIGAQYEYNLLTRGIEIEHSPAFAEFGIGQVPWGPLAQGVLSGKYTRENRRPSDTNRADGELTQKRLTEKAFDVLDVLGAVARELGETYARVALTWLRAQPTVVSPIVGTHKQAQLDDLIGSLAIDLGPAHLAKLEEASRAEYPYPFWATPLEFLNQKTRGGLNTVPWRQ
- a CDS encoding ATP-binding protein, which codes for MSAPSPRDTKIELPESEEGPPTSRDPLLPLASTPDLASSAERDAASLTNVAALLPGVPLTLGKGLILDTVPPKPREDDGDGVHLEELVARESLAELCTSFFGLFGIPVRIFSSEGVLLADASREHEICAYLGSLPRAGALCAGTVSAAKSLDPESGRRAMGVTHACFSGNAYRIVGIDYEGRRIGRLILGPYLPSGVTEVPPSLLHADPDVSPTRARALLNKVPRAKEETVTRMAHHLKCALDLVLWSGHKAMLTSQMHLASVRESYRELEEKTRRLQDAYDRLRELDRLKSSFLATVSHELRTPLTSIIGYSEMLTEGIAGELGQEQKEFVVTIHDKGEQLLALITSLLDLSKLESGSLNIHLVPASVKGLFEAVVSTLSPSARRKSIELAIEVEPDVRELKADAERLRQVFVNLVDNAIKFTPEGGKVRLLARNLGVDSRDPDVTGFALLAPAQMRVELRVIDTGIGVPASERTRVFDAFYQVDSSSTREYGGTGLGLSIVKRLVDAHGGTIHIEDNVPQGTVFVVRLPSVASGGDSTDDLGSSR
- a CDS encoding dynamin family protein → MTTTQGDSMDDALGQFQKRQNEVTGALEELSDLARSLGAKSLNERIGRDLVRKLAEDRFHLVVVGEFNHGKSTFVNALLGHAALPVGVTPTTAAIHHLRYADQPEATVVFSNGRRESFPFEQVRRFSVGGDSHPDEVDFLEVGYPAPLLKERILLVDTPGVNDLSLQRADITYSYIPRADAVLFLLDAGQILKESERVFLQDKLLKASRDKIVFVITKWDLLNKDEQGEALGYAKEQLARLIKDPVVFPVSAEESLVRAEKGETGPESSGMPELVTHLTRFLAEERGRILLDNALGEGLNVVKLLQKGIDARARAIAMKSEDLARRIETLTKDLQGQAGTIEQRRVQIKEEVAGIKASARKDLERFVDDVIRQLPNVVDSAKGEDLKQYLPSFLSDTFQRWAEAETKEIATALEALAEKTVALVKDDAHESAKRIAETMGTGEVKRLDVQVDTFRYDMGIAALFTVGIGVMFANVLLGGLLALAAPILALALRGRFEGEYRKKALEQAPEVLRAAAAKVGPKIDEMVDDFAQKLDTWVVTAGEELHREVLEVLKSTEDARKSGLKDEAATKKDVEEQNARLGAAETRITTMRAELWAPAPAKEPDADRVRVADSDLN
- a CDS encoding efflux RND transporter periplasmic adaptor subunit, whose protein sequence is MHPFRAVAFLFALLLIGCHGRGEAKSKVTHERRPDGSLILSGESAAYVRVEPASPACLEHSRSLVAHVSYDERHVAKMGPPVGGRVAKINVVTGDTVKAGTVLLTIHAPDIASAQAAVSNSHSARLLAEKVAARAALLVKEGAGSEAEKQQADAALVQAQTEEQRATAALAALGGAHGTSDYALRSPIDGTVVERNVTVGTAVSADQETPLVTVADLATVWVLADVYERDLPQVHVGDATTVQMLAYPDRKLEGQITNVGEIVDPQTRSARARVELPNPDRSLRPGMFARVEVRGNTSAAAEVPTSALLARRDQFFVFLKNSDGSYGQHEVHIGEQHGEHTTIVSGIGSGDKVVTEGAILLDAESNEAL